The Erythrobacter sp. genome segment ATTGCGCTCGGCTTCGGCTTCTACCAGCTGTGGTCGGTCAACCGCGAGATTGCCCGCGAAAAGCAAGCCAAACGCGAGGACTCAGCGCCCAGCGCGGGGCATCCGGTAGGGGAGCATGAACTGGACGACCGGTGAAGCGAAGCGATCGAGATCGAGGCTTTCCTGCACCGCCACTGCCGCTTCGCCGAACAGCCGCGTCTTGAGCGTGGAGCGGGCGTAGAACGGCGCATCCTCCCAGGTCTTGATCACGCTGGCATGGCCGCGATCGGCGCGGGTCTTGCGCTCCATCTGCCACAATGTGTTGGGCAAAGGCGCGACCAGCGGGGGCTCCTCGATCTGCGGCATCCCATCCGCGCCGAAGCGCAGCGCGCTGGCGAAATGCGATCCATCCCGCCGTACCCCTTCGTAGCAGACCACCCCGCCTTTTGCGGTATGCGCACGCGACCAGTGCCAGACGCGGAAGCCCTTTTCGAGCGACTCGCTGCCGAAATTCGAATCGAGATAGGCCCCGCCCTGCCAGCGCAGCCCCGGCTTTTGCATGTC includes the following:
- a CDS encoding hydroxyneurosporene dehydrogenase, which codes for MTERPSRAVARDADLLAIGPSSLRWTGEALEIDIVERDKRLFNPWQRPVRGKIRIIPEALNGVAFALDPQSRHRWHCLAPRARIEVDMQKPGLRWQGGAYLDSNFGSESLEKGFRVWHWSRAHTAKGGVVCYEGVRRDGSHFASALRFGADGMPQIEEPPLVAPLPNTLWQMERKTRADRGHASVIKTWEDAPFYARSTLKTRLFGEAAVAVQESLDLDRFASPVVQFMLPYRMPRAGR